The proteins below are encoded in one region of Sebastes fasciatus isolate fSebFas1 chromosome 16, fSebFas1.pri, whole genome shotgun sequence:
- the htatsf1 gene encoding 17S U2 SnRNP complex component HTATSF1 encodes MTGQSNANKEIMEQLRMQELYDRRTEDGSDPNNYTDPEDGTVYEWDHEKKAWFPKITEDFIAAYQANYGFTKDGDPDANQAAVSSSNPAAPEPDSKASEKEKPGVAAKKPDPDDQHEAQDKEAKQKGEKRKPDPGWFDIEENKNTNVYVSGLPPDISTEEFAELMSKCGIVMRDPISEDYKVKLYKDKEGNLKGDGLCCYLKKESVALALRLIDESEVRGYRLHVEAARFELKGQYDASKKKKKNKDYRKKMQQQQKQLDWRPEKQGDVRKRHEKVVIIRNMFHPSDFEEDPLELNEYREDLRTECEKFGEVKKVILFDRHPDGVASVAFKEPDQADACIQSFNGRWFGGRQLTAVLWDGTTDYQVEETTREREERLKGWSTFLDGGDKGQQDNTAKPAEDNTAKPAEGGTTTTTEPTEPSSTTEPEQHPKTEPQQQEEEEEEEEEEEEEADSTDSSMAGSDDEKA; translated from the exons ATGACTGGTCAATCAAATGCCAACAAAGAGATTATGGAGCAGCTGCGGATGCAGGAACTCTATGACCGGAGAACTGAGGATGGCTCTGACCCCAACAACTACACTGACCCAGAGGATGGGACTGTGTATGAATGGGACCATGAAAAGAAGGCCTGGTTCCCTAAA ATAACAGAGGACTTCATTGCTGCCTACCAGGCCAACTATGGCTTCACTAAGGACGGAGATCCAGATGCCAACCAAGCTGCAGTGAGCAGCTCCAACCCAGCAGCCCCAGAACCAGACAGCAAGGCCTCAGAAAAGGAGAAACCAGGAGTTGCCGCCAAGAAGCCGGACCCAGACGACCAGCACGAGGCCCAAGATAAAGAAGCCAAACAGAAAGGGGAGAAGAGGAAACCAGACCCAG GATGGTTTGATAtcgaagaaaataaaaacacaaatgtctacGTATCAG gcCTGCCCCCTGACATCAGCACTGAGGAGTTTGCTGAGTTGATGTCCAAGTGTGGCATTGTGATGCGGGACCCCATCTCTGAGGACTACAAGGTCAAACTCTACAAGGACAAAGAGGGAAATCTGAAGGGAGATGGTCTCTGCTGCTATCTCAag AAGGAGTCAGTGGCATTGGCTCTGCGTCTGATAGATGAGTCAGAGGTCCGAGGTTACCGACTACACGTGGAAGCGGCACGGTTTGAGCTAAAGGGCCAGTATGACGccagcaagaagaagaagaagaacaaagatTATAGGAAGAAGATGCAGCAGCAACAGAA ACAGCTGGACTGGAGGCCAGAGAAGCAAGGAGACGTGAGGAAGAGGCATGAAAAAGTTGTCATCATTAGGAACATGTTCCACCCCAGTGACTTTGAG GAAGACCCCCTGGAGTTGAATGAGTATCGTGAGGATCTGCGGACAGAGTGTGAGAAGTTCGGGGAGGTCAAGAAGGTCATCCTCTTTGAC AGACACCCAGACGGCGTGGCATCGGTCGCATTCAAGGAGCCTGATCAAGCCGATGCATGCATTCAGTCGTTCAATGGTCGCTGGTTTGGAGGAAGGCAGCTGACTGCTGTGCTTTGGGATGGAACGACAGACTATCAG GTGGAAGAGACGACACGCGAGCGGGAGGAGCGACTGAAGGGTTGGTCTACTTTCCTGGATGGAGGCGATAAGGGCCAGCAGGACAACACTGCCAAGCCAGCAGAGGACAACACTGCCAAGCCAGCAGAGGGCggcaccaccaccacaacagAACCCACAGAGCCCTCCAGCACCACGGAACCCGAACAGCACCCAAAAACAGAACCACaacaacaggaagaggaagaggaagaggaagaggaagaggaagaggaagcagaTTCTACAGACAGCAGCATGGCAGGGAGTGATGATGAGAAAGCCTAG